Proteins encoded by one window of Hafnia alvei:
- a CDS encoding PhzF family phenazine biosynthesis protein, whose protein sequence is MQIEIFQVDAFTARAFGGNPAAVCPLDEWLDDSTLQQIATENNLSETAFFVRNGEMIELRWFTPLVEVDLCGHATLATAWVLFNHFNEKSRVLNFSTRSGVLSVTRDGDFLAMNFPAKNPVQVDIPDGLAQALNLSVPIREVYKADDYIVLVDSPDDIENLEPDFSLLANYPVRGVVVTAAGSQFDFVSRWFGPNVGVNEDPVTGSAHTCLAPIWAEKMGKSILTAQQGGKRKGQLRCQLHTHASGESRVIISGQVVLYLHGTITV, encoded by the coding sequence ATGCAAATTGAAATCTTTCAGGTAGATGCTTTTACTGCTCGTGCATTTGGCGGTAATCCTGCAGCCGTATGTCCGCTAGACGAATGGCTTGATGACAGCACTTTGCAGCAGATTGCGACGGAAAATAACTTGTCTGAAACCGCATTTTTTGTGCGTAATGGCGAAATGATAGAGCTGCGTTGGTTTACTCCGCTGGTTGAAGTTGATCTTTGTGGCCACGCCACGTTAGCCACAGCATGGGTGTTGTTCAACCATTTCAATGAAAAAAGCCGGGTGTTGAATTTTTCAACACGTAGCGGTGTGCTGAGTGTAACGCGCGACGGCGATTTTTTGGCAATGAACTTTCCTGCCAAAAATCCCGTTCAGGTTGATATTCCGGATGGGTTGGCTCAGGCGCTCAATCTATCAGTGCCTATTCGTGAAGTTTATAAGGCCGATGATTATATTGTGCTGGTAGATTCGCCTGACGATATCGAAAACCTTGAGCCAGATTTTTCTCTGCTAGCTAACTATCCCGTGCGCGGCGTAGTCGTTACGGCTGCAGGGAGTCAGTTTGATTTTGTTTCACGCTGGTTTGGCCCCAACGTTGGCGTGAATGAAGATCCTGTCACAGGATCTGCACATACCTGTCTGGCTCCAATTTGGGCAGAGAAAATGGGTAAGAGCATTCTTACCGCTCAGCAAGGTGGAAAACGGAAAGGGCAGTTACGTTGCCAATTGCATACTCACGCCAGCGGAGAGTCGCGCGTGATTATCAGCGGGCAAGTGGTGCTTTATCTCCACGGGACGATAACGGTTTAA
- the ttcA gene encoding tRNA 2-thiocytidine(32) synthetase TtcA, which translates to MSEEQTINKKEQYNLSKLQKRLRRNVGEAIVDYNMIEEGDRIMVCLSGGKDSYTMLEILRNLQQSAPINFSLVAVNLDQKQPGFPEDILPAYLDSIGVEYKIVEENTYGIVKEKIPEGKTTCSLCSRLRRGILYRTATELGATKIALGHHRDDMLQTLFLNMFYGGKLKGMPPKLMSDDGKHIVIRPLAYCREKDIERFAEARAFPIIPCNLCGSQPNLQRQVIKDMLRDWDRRHPGRIETMFSAMQNVVPSHLADINLFDFKGIQHGGEVVDGGDLAFDREELPLIPVGLADDEDAPNFDNAVRLDVVEVK; encoded by the coding sequence ATGTCAGAAGAACAAACCATCAACAAGAAAGAACAATACAATCTCAGCAAGCTACAAAAACGCCTGCGCCGCAACGTGGGTGAAGCCATCGTCGATTACAACATGATCGAAGAAGGCGACCGTATTATGGTTTGCTTATCCGGTGGCAAAGACAGCTACACCATGCTGGAAATCCTGCGCAACCTGCAACAAAGTGCACCTATCAATTTCAGCTTGGTCGCCGTGAATCTGGATCAGAAACAGCCTGGTTTCCCCGAAGATATCCTGCCTGCCTATTTAGACAGCATCGGCGTGGAATATAAAATCGTAGAAGAAAATACCTATGGCATAGTTAAAGAAAAGATTCCAGAAGGCAAAACCACCTGCTCGCTCTGCTCTCGTCTACGTCGTGGGATCTTGTACCGCACCGCGACCGAACTGGGCGCCACTAAGATTGCATTAGGCCATCATCGTGATGACATGCTGCAAACGCTGTTCTTAAACATGTTCTACGGCGGCAAGCTGAAAGGTATGCCACCTAAATTGATGAGTGATGACGGCAAGCACATCGTCATTCGTCCGCTGGCTTACTGCCGCGAAAAAGATATTGAACGTTTCGCTGAGGCACGCGCTTTCCCAATCATCCCGTGCAACCTGTGTGGCTCACAGCCGAATTTACAGCGTCAGGTCATCAAAGATATGCTGCGTGATTGGGATCGTCGTCATCCAGGCCGCATCGAAACCATGTTTAGCGCAATGCAGAACGTAGTACCTTCGCATCTTGCTGATATTAATCTGTTTGATTTTAAAGGCATTCAGCACGGTGGCGAAGTTGTCGACGGCGGTGATTTGGCTTTTGACCGCGAAGAGTTGCCGCTAATCCCCGTCGGATTGGCTGATGATGAAGATGCACCAAACTTCGATAACGCGGTACGTTTGGACGTCGTTGAAGTGAAATGA
- a CDS encoding ArsR/SmtB family transcription factor — MNAEPLDNADALEVSMAAVAAAMSDPSRVKILCALMDGRAWTATELSAVTEVAASTASAHLSRLLMNKLIICLSQGRHRYYQLAGNETAELIEMIMGVSWQRSPAQKTQAPLELRELRTCYNHLAGEVAVKIYDSMSHAGWFNSEGTALTDLGFSQFKELGINLNKNSKRKVCCGCLDWSERRFHLGGDAGAELLLHCEHKQWIQRVPGFRKVNITPDGRRAMGKLFNIDG, encoded by the coding sequence ATGAATGCTGAGCCGCTTGATAATGCTGATGCACTTGAGGTTTCTATGGCGGCGGTGGCTGCAGCAATGTCAGATCCTTCACGAGTTAAAATTCTTTGTGCGTTGATGGATGGGCGGGCATGGACGGCGACCGAACTGAGTGCCGTTACAGAGGTTGCGGCTTCTACTGCAAGCGCACATCTGAGCCGACTGCTGATGAATAAGTTAATTATTTGCCTTTCTCAAGGCAGGCATCGCTATTACCAACTGGCCGGAAACGAAACGGCAGAGCTCATTGAGATGATAATGGGGGTTTCGTGGCAGCGAAGCCCAGCTCAAAAAACACAAGCACCACTTGAGTTGCGAGAGTTAAGAACCTGCTACAACCATTTGGCTGGTGAGGTAGCGGTGAAAATATATGATTCGATGAGTCATGCTGGATGGTTCAATTCAGAAGGAACCGCATTAACGGATTTAGGTTTTAGCCAATTTAAAGAACTCGGCATCAATCTCAACAAGAATAGCAAACGTAAAGTTTGCTGTGGATGTCTGGACTGGAGTGAGCGTCGATTTCATCTTGGTGGCGATGCGGGGGCTGAACTGTTATTGCACTGCGAGCATAAACAATGGATACAAAGGGTTCCGGGTTTTCGCAAGGTTAACATAACGCCAGATGGCAGAAGGGCAATGGGGAAGCTTTTTAATATTGACGGTTAG
- the aegA gene encoding formate-dependent uric acid utilization protein AegA has translation MNRFVIADAKNCIGCRACEVACVMAHNHGEHVLTPAQFQPRIHVLKLEHKHTAVLCRHCEDAPCANVCPNHAIEKRDNSIQVIQEKCIGCKTCVVACPFGAMEVITQPAPTETLPDGVIANAHKCDLCAGVADAPSCVTSCPSNALKLIDDETLNNLRRQRQLRAMLNDDSGLLFDGSASKVLQSAAPIVMPNRSAKPSKVPQMLSTPARHDPVKKPIAIRKATFVEIYPTFSEEEASGQASRCLSCGSHSVCEWTCPLHNRIPHWVKLVKEGRILEAVELSHQTNCLPEVTGRVCPQDRLCEGSCTLGKEFGAVTVGNIERFISDKAFEMGWTPDLSYVKPVDKRVAIIGAGPAGLGCADILARNGIKAVVYDRHPEIGGLLTFGIPSFKLDKSILAHRREIFTAMGIEFHLNTEIGRDITLNELLESYDAVFVGAGTYQSMKAGLENEDAEGVYDALPFLIANTKQVMGLPELPEEPYINMANKRVVVLGGGDTAMDCVRTSIRHGAETVTCAYRRDEANMPGSKKEVKNAREEGVEFEFNVQPLSIEIDNDGRVTGIRMLRTVMGEPDAAGRRRPKPVPGSEFVMPADAVVIAFGFNPHKMPWLEAENVKLDQWGRIVASVETAIPYQTSNKKIFAGGDAVRGADLVVTAIAEGRHAADGIMTYLNVPIQRPIITPENAA, from the coding sequence ATGAATCGATTTGTTATTGCTGATGCTAAAAACTGCATCGGTTGCCGGGCCTGTGAAGTTGCCTGTGTGATGGCACATAATCACGGCGAACATGTGCTAACCCCTGCACAATTCCAGCCAAGAATTCACGTGCTCAAACTTGAGCACAAACACACGGCGGTGTTATGCCGTCACTGTGAAGATGCACCTTGCGCCAACGTGTGCCCTAACCACGCGATCGAAAAACGTGACAACAGTATTCAAGTTATTCAAGAGAAATGCATTGGCTGTAAAACCTGCGTCGTGGCCTGCCCTTTTGGTGCTATGGAAGTGATTACCCAGCCAGCGCCCACCGAAACATTGCCTGACGGTGTTATCGCTAACGCCCACAAATGTGATCTATGCGCAGGCGTCGCCGATGCCCCATCCTGCGTCACCAGTTGCCCAAGCAATGCATTAAAACTGATCGACGATGAAACGCTGAATAACCTGCGTCGCCAGCGTCAGCTGCGCGCCATGCTGAACGATGACTCAGGCTTACTCTTTGACGGCAGCGCCAGCAAGGTACTCCAATCAGCAGCGCCTATCGTGATGCCGAATCGCTCCGCGAAGCCAAGTAAAGTACCGCAGATGCTGAGCACCCCTGCGCGGCATGACCCGGTGAAAAAGCCGATTGCAATTCGCAAGGCTACATTCGTTGAGATCTATCCCACCTTCAGTGAGGAAGAAGCCAGCGGGCAAGCCAGCCGTTGTCTATCTTGCGGAAGCCACAGCGTGTGTGAATGGACATGCCCATTACACAACCGGATACCGCATTGGGTAAAACTGGTCAAAGAAGGCCGAATTCTGGAAGCCGTTGAGCTTTCGCATCAAACAAACTGTCTGCCAGAAGTCACCGGACGAGTTTGTCCGCAGGATCGTCTGTGTGAAGGCTCATGCACATTGGGTAAAGAGTTCGGCGCTGTCACCGTGGGCAACATCGAACGTTTCATATCAGACAAGGCCTTTGAAATGGGATGGACACCCGATCTTTCCTATGTGAAACCGGTAGATAAACGCGTTGCGATCATCGGTGCGGGTCCCGCGGGGTTAGGCTGTGCGGATATTTTGGCGCGCAACGGGATTAAAGCCGTCGTTTATGACCGTCATCCTGAAATCGGCGGGCTGCTGACCTTTGGTATTCCTTCGTTCAAACTGGATAAATCTATTCTGGCACATCGCCGAGAAATATTTACTGCGATGGGCATTGAGTTCCATTTAAACACTGAAATCGGCCGTGACATTACGCTTAATGAATTACTTGAGAGCTACGATGCGGTATTTGTCGGTGCAGGCACCTACCAATCAATGAAAGCCGGTTTAGAAAACGAGGACGCTGAAGGCGTGTACGATGCCCTACCTTTCTTGATTGCAAATACCAAGCAGGTAATGGGATTGCCGGAGCTCCCAGAAGAACCCTACATCAATATGGCAAACAAACGTGTTGTGGTGCTGGGCGGCGGAGACACCGCAATGGACTGCGTACGCACCTCCATTCGCCACGGTGCAGAAACGGTAACCTGCGCCTATCGCCGCGATGAAGCCAATATGCCAGGCTCGAAGAAAGAGGTTAAAAATGCCCGTGAAGAAGGCGTTGAATTTGAATTTAACGTGCAGCCGCTAAGTATTGAAATCGATAATGATGGGCGCGTTACCGGCATTCGCATGCTAAGAACCGTTATGGGTGAACCTGATGCCGCAGGACGCCGTCGACCTAAACCGGTTCCCGGCTCCGAGTTCGTCATGCCTGCCGATGCCGTGGTCATCGCCTTTGGTTTTAACCCACATAAGATGCCTTGGCTCGAAGCAGAAAACGTAAAACTGGATCAATGGGGCCGAATTGTCGCCAGCGTCGAGACGGCTATTCCTTATCAAACCAGCAATAAAAAAATATTTGCCGGTGGTGATGCAGTGCGCGGTGCAGACCTAGTTGTAACAGCCATTGCCGAGGGAAGACATGCCGCCGACGGCATTATGACGTATCTCAACGTTCCCATTCAGCGCCCTATTATCACCCCAGAAAATGCGGCTTAA
- a CDS encoding DUF2000 domain-containing protein, with product MYEDNEKKLYVILNRNHEVSTLMNAACHLSSGITVCAEGNVFDEYQNASSGLKANLSHYPVVVLQAKNSSQLATATQKANEAGITYNFFTSTMLSHSAEQQISDTLNTELDKLDFIAIALFGDSEALKPITKKFSVYK from the coding sequence ATGTACGAAGATAACGAAAAGAAACTTTATGTTATTCTTAATCGAAATCATGAAGTCAGTACGCTGATGAATGCAGCCTGCCATCTTAGTTCTGGAATTACAGTCTGTGCCGAAGGAAACGTGTTTGATGAATATCAAAATGCCAGCAGTGGATTAAAAGCCAACTTGAGCCACTATCCTGTCGTTGTATTACAGGCTAAAAATAGTAGTCAACTGGCCACGGCGACTCAGAAAGCTAATGAAGCGGGTATTACTTATAATTTCTTTACGAGTACAATGCTTTCTCATTCCGCTGAACAGCAAATTTCAGACACGCTAAATACCGAACTCGATAAGCTAGACTTTATTGCTATTGCATTGTTTGGCGATTCTGAAGCACTAAAACCGATTACCAAGAAGTTTTCAGTGTATAAATAG
- the ompC gene encoding porin OmpC yields MKRKVLAMVIPALLAAGAAHSAEVYNKDGNKLDLYGKVDGLHYFSDDSSKDGDQSYVRVGFKGETQITDQLTGYGQWEYNVQVNNTEGNGSDGNFTRLGFAGLKFGDYGSFDYGRNYGVLYDVEGWTDMLPEFGGDSYTQADNFMTGRANGVATYRNTGFFGLVDGLNVAVQYQGKNDGTNNDNEKLSNNSRDVQHQNGDGYGLSTTYDFGMGISAGASYASSDRTDQQTNLSTARGDKADAWTVGLKYDANNVYLATMYAETNNMTPYGDSNQIANKTQNFEVTAQYQFDFGLRPEVSYLQSKGKDLYTANAQTSANSIGDKDLVKYVSVGTTYYFNKNMSTYVDYKINLLDNDDSFYKENGISTDDVVAVGLVYQF; encoded by the coding sequence ATGAAAAGAAAAGTTTTGGCGATGGTTATTCCCGCTCTGTTGGCAGCAGGCGCAGCTCACTCAGCTGAAGTTTATAATAAAGACGGCAACAAATTAGATTTGTATGGCAAAGTTGATGGCCTGCATTATTTCTCTGACGACTCAAGCAAAGATGGCGACCAGTCTTACGTACGTGTTGGCTTCAAGGGTGAAACTCAGATTACAGACCAACTGACCGGTTATGGCCAGTGGGAATATAACGTTCAGGTAAATAACACTGAAGGTAATGGCAGCGACGGTAACTTTACTCGTTTAGGCTTTGCCGGCCTGAAGTTCGGCGACTACGGTTCATTCGACTATGGCCGTAACTACGGCGTGCTGTACGACGTTGAAGGCTGGACCGATATGCTGCCAGAGTTTGGGGGCGACTCTTATACTCAGGCTGATAACTTCATGACCGGCCGTGCAAACGGCGTGGCAACTTACCGTAATACTGGTTTCTTTGGTTTAGTTGATGGTCTGAACGTTGCAGTACAGTATCAAGGTAAAAATGACGGCACCAATAATGACAATGAAAAACTGAGCAATAACTCACGTGACGTTCAGCATCAGAACGGTGACGGCTACGGATTATCGACGACTTATGACTTCGGCATGGGTATTAGCGCTGGTGCAAGCTATGCTTCCTCCGATCGTACCGACCAACAAACCAATCTATCTACCGCTCGCGGCGACAAAGCTGACGCATGGACTGTTGGTCTGAAATATGATGCTAACAACGTCTATTTAGCGACTATGTATGCTGAAACTAACAACATGACGCCATATGGTGATAGCAATCAGATTGCGAATAAAACTCAAAACTTTGAAGTCACAGCACAATACCAGTTCGATTTTGGCCTGCGTCCAGAAGTTTCCTACCTGCAGTCTAAAGGCAAAGATCTTTACACCGCTAACGCGCAAACATCAGCAAATAGCATTGGTGACAAAGATTTAGTTAAATACGTTTCTGTGGGTACAACCTATTACTTCAACAAAAATATGTCTACCTATGTTGATTATAAAATTAACCTGTTAGACAACGATGATAGCTTCTATAAAGAGAACGGCATCTCTACCGATGACGTAGTCGCTGTTGGTTTAGTTTATCAGTTCTAA
- a CDS encoding transcriptional regulator codes for MKTSVTDPCISDVTDPAIISERTLVVKVLRSALQMLGCVVGRNTEVVLHDLTNPQNSILAIANGHVSGRQVGSSVLAGPQNDRGFSAVMQEIQDVSSDEPSVVGGYETLTRSGKKLRSATVVYRDAQGHPFASLCVNSDVSGIEAAQACLAQLLATGAQHENQASEPPDMEYLMTEIIQGAMQQSGTKNGAMNKKAKLEAVRQMQDRGIFIVKGGVEKAAKALGVTRYTIYNYLEEIRQSQTIAKAQTSSRKK; via the coding sequence ATGAAGACTTCGGTAACCGATCCTTGTATTTCTGATGTCACTGATCCGGCCATCATCAGTGAACGTACATTAGTTGTTAAAGTATTACGCAGCGCGCTGCAAATGCTGGGTTGCGTTGTAGGACGTAATACCGAAGTCGTATTGCATGATCTAACTAATCCTCAGAACTCAATATTGGCAATCGCGAATGGACATGTTTCTGGACGCCAAGTGGGCAGCTCTGTTTTAGCGGGGCCGCAAAATGATAGGGGCTTTTCTGCTGTGATGCAGGAGATCCAAGACGTTTCAAGCGATGAACCTTCTGTGGTGGGGGGTTATGAGACGTTGACTCGCTCGGGCAAAAAGCTGCGCAGTGCGACAGTGGTATACCGTGACGCTCAGGGACATCCGTTTGCCAGTTTATGTGTTAACTCTGACGTTAGCGGTATTGAGGCTGCTCAGGCGTGTTTAGCTCAGCTTTTGGCGACGGGCGCGCAGCACGAAAATCAGGCATCAGAGCCGCCCGATATGGAATATCTGATGACGGAAATTATTCAGGGCGCAATGCAGCAAAGCGGCACGAAAAACGGTGCCATGAATAAGAAGGCTAAGCTAGAGGCTGTACGTCAGATGCAGGATCGCGGCATATTTATTGTGAAAGGCGGAGTGGAGAAGGCCGCGAAGGCGCTGGGTGTCACTCGCTATACGATTTATAACTATCTGGAAGAAATCAGACAGAGCCAAACTATCGCCAAAGCTCAGACATCATCGAGGAAAAAATAA
- a CDS encoding GNAT family N-acetyltransferase yields the protein MTITLRHETPQDIDTIESVTASAFLNAEHTDHNEHLIVNALRDAGSLTLSLVALDTQCLSDQHIVGHASISPVTISSGESGWYGLAPVSVIPDFQGKGIGSMLVKQILTELKSLGAAGCVVLGEPGFYGRFGFVADDSLVLLGVPAEYFQTLAFKGHVPVGTVEFHAAFSVTN from the coding sequence ATGACCATAACGCTTCGTCATGAAACACCGCAGGATATCGATACCATAGAATCAGTTACCGCTAGCGCATTTTTAAATGCGGAACATACCGATCATAACGAGCATTTGATCGTTAACGCGCTCAGAGATGCCGGATCACTCACTCTTTCGCTGGTGGCGTTGGATACTCAATGCCTCAGTGATCAACACATCGTGGGGCACGCTTCTATTTCGCCTGTCACCATTAGCAGCGGTGAGTCAGGTTGGTATGGTTTAGCCCCGGTTTCCGTTATTCCTGATTTCCAAGGAAAAGGGATTGGTTCTATGTTAGTTAAACAAATTCTTACTGAATTAAAATCTCTCGGTGCAGCAGGGTGCGTCGTGCTCGGCGAGCCGGGCTTCTATGGCCGCTTTGGATTTGTTGCCGACGATTCGCTGGTTTTGCTAGGGGTTCCGGCTGAATATTTTCAGACCTTGGCATTTAAAGGACATGTTCCAGTGGGTACCGTTGAGTTTCATGCCGCATTTAGCGTAACGAACTAG
- a CDS encoding RidA family protein — MTINIHRFASELPFPFAKAVQAGDFLFLSGQVSMSAEGKPIYGSVAEQTENIMQSIAKTLSDCGSDLDSVVKVTVWLSDMKHFAEFNQVYATYFKQGFPARSAISCDLVMGLDVEVEVQAVIKK; from the coding sequence ATGACGATAAATATTCATCGATTTGCCAGTGAATTACCTTTTCCGTTTGCTAAAGCCGTACAAGCTGGCGATTTTCTGTTTTTATCAGGACAGGTTTCAATGTCTGCAGAAGGTAAGCCGATTTACGGCAGCGTTGCGGAGCAAACTGAAAATATCATGCAAAGCATCGCAAAAACATTAAGCGACTGCGGCTCTGATTTAGATTCAGTGGTTAAAGTGACAGTCTGGCTATCGGACATGAAACATTTCGCAGAATTTAACCAAGTCTATGCAACCTATTTCAAGCAAGGTTTTCCTGCGAGATCGGCAATTAGCTGTGATCTTGTGATGGGATTAGATGTTGAGGTTGAAGTGCAGGCCGTCATCAAAAAATAA